CAGCTTGTAAAATGGCCTTTTTATAAGCATCTTTCCCATATTTAAATATCTGTTTATTATTTATATTTTCAAACATTTTTACCCCCCCCTTAATAACTTTTCAAATCCTCTTTTTTAACAACTTCATAGCCCTCTTCACACTTTTGAATTAAAAGAACTGACTTGTGTTCTAAAAAAACAGTTTTTAAAGCTTGAGTAGTTTTTACAATAATATCATTTGAAGCTAATTTCTCATTTTTAAACCTAACCTCATCAATAAAATCAAGTTTCAATAACTCTTCAACACTCATAAACTCTTTTTTTGTTTCAAACTTCCCTTTAACTCTTCCATCAAAACCAGAAACTCTAAGCGCAACACCAGCTAAAGCCCCAACTACTCCTTGACCTTCATTTTTATGTTCACTTAAGTCTAAACCTTGTTTTAATGCCATCTCATATGCATGCTTTTTAGTCAATACTTTTTCTTTAGCATCTAAACCAAAATTAATAAGCTCTTCTTTATTTGCAATGTCTTTATCAAATCCAATACAAAGACCAGGTTGAGAGGTAGGAGCACTATACTTATTTAAATATTGAATTATAAACTCTTTTATCTGCTCTTTTTGATTTTGTGTTAAACTACAAGTAAAGCACATTGAACTATTATGAGAAGTATAAGGAATATCTTCATGTAAAAAAAGCTGATGTCTAGTTACTAATGAACAAGCAATATTAAACTCATCTTCAATATATTGTTTTATCTCCTCTGCAATTTCACCAGTTGACTTTTCATAAGCTATTTCATCTGTATCATCTATACAAATATATGTTTTAAAACTTTTCATAATTTATTCCTTATTTAATAATATTTTTTCAAACTCTTTTTTTTTCTTTTTAAAATCTATCTTTTCAAACTCTTTTTTATAAACTTTTTTTCCAAGCCAATAACTTCCTAAAATCTTAAAAAAGCTAGGAGGACTATCTATATAGTTTAATGGCTTTTTAGGGACAAGATAAACTTTTTTATTTTTTACTGCTTGCAAAAAACTATATTTTCTATTTATAAAAATGTCTTTATAAAACTTTTTATTATCTGTTACTATAACTTCTGGATTTAAAAGCAATAGATTTTCTAAACTCAAAGTTACTCTTTTTTTCTCTAAAGCACCACATTTGACTACATTTTTTGCTTTAATCAATTCAAATACTTCTGTGTGAGCTGATTTATCACAACTACTTACTAAACCTTTATCTCCCTTTGCATAATAAATAGTTTGCACATCTTTTATATTTTTTGTAATACGTTTTAAAATTTTTAACTCTTTTTGTATATATAAAGATATCTCTTCTGCTCTTTTTTGCTTACTTATAATCTCTCCTACACTTTTATAAGCATCAATATAATTATAAATTGAATGAAGATTTAAGTAACAAGTATCAATATTTACTTTTTCTAATTTTTGTGCCAAGTTTTCAAAATTTCCTTGAGAGTTATACAAAAGCACAAGTTCAATATTACGCTTAGCTAAAACTTCAACACTTGGAATTTTTGAAAATCTTTTATCTTTTTTAGATATTTTTTCAGGAAATTTTGTTTCATATAAAGAGTATAAAAATATATTAACAGATGGTGATTGACCTATAATATTATTCACACTCTTTTTATATTCACTACAATTTATAATATTAGCAAAACCATAAAAACAAAAAATAACTAAAATTAAAACTATTCTCATATTAATACCTATCAAGTTTTGGGATACAAAACTTTATT
The window above is part of the Malaciobacter marinus genome. Proteins encoded here:
- a CDS encoding ABC transporter substrate-binding protein, with translation MRIVLILVIFCFYGFANIINCSEYKKSVNNIIGQSPSVNIFLYSLYETKFPEKISKKDKRFSKIPSVEVLAKRNIELVLLYNSQGNFENLAQKLEKVNIDTCYLNLHSIYNYIDAYKSVGEIISKQKRAEEISLYIQKELKILKRITKNIKDVQTIYYAKGDKGLVSSCDKSAHTEVFELIKAKNVVKCGALEKKRVTLSLENLLLLNPEVIVTDNKKFYKDIFINRKYSFLQAVKNKKVYLVPKKPLNYIDSPPSFFKILGSYWLGKKVYKKEFEKIDFKKKKKEFEKILLNKE